A part of Haloarchaeobius sp. HME9146 genomic DNA contains:
- a CDS encoding bifunctional oligoribonuclease/PAP phosphatase NrnA, with amino-acid sequence MWFAATPATVSSRVAGVVDSAPSDPLVLGGLVAAVLVLGLGGWVGLKRLRRTDGEKFLRAIRKNDAVSILLHPNPDPDAMASGMAVAQLCRHAGVDATLQFPGEIRHQENRAFRTVLDLEAEHIETAADLAGDAVVLVDHNTPRGFQGSQGVEPYAVVDHHPGNGTGTAFTDIRTDYGACATIFAEYFDELDASVGNGNGDGVSLPPRTATGMVYGIQSDTNHLTKGCSSAEFSASSYLYPGVNEDLLDRIANPQVPREVLKTKAKAIHEVDVDGPFGVCDLGAIPNVDAIPQAADELMHLEGVSAVVVYGEKDGTIHMSGRSRDDRLHMGEALRTVVADIPMAEAGGHARMGGGQISKDHMEGLGPSKGVSRDQFKQRLFDALAGERQ; translated from the coding sequence ATGTGGTTCGCTGCCACCCCGGCGACCGTGAGTTCCCGTGTCGCCGGCGTCGTCGACTCCGCGCCGAGTGACCCCCTGGTACTGGGTGGGCTCGTCGCGGCCGTGCTGGTCCTCGGGCTCGGCGGCTGGGTCGGCCTGAAGCGACTCCGCCGGACCGATGGCGAGAAGTTCCTCCGGGCGATTCGCAAGAACGACGCGGTCAGCATCCTCCTTCATCCGAACCCGGACCCGGACGCGATGGCCAGCGGGATGGCCGTCGCACAGCTCTGTCGACACGCCGGGGTGGACGCGACGCTGCAGTTCCCCGGCGAGATACGCCACCAGGAGAACCGGGCCTTCAGAACGGTCCTCGACCTCGAGGCCGAACACATCGAGACGGCCGCCGACCTCGCCGGCGACGCGGTCGTCCTCGTCGACCACAACACGCCCCGCGGCTTCCAGGGCTCGCAGGGCGTCGAACCGTACGCGGTCGTCGACCACCACCCCGGGAACGGCACCGGCACCGCGTTCACCGACATCCGGACCGACTACGGCGCGTGTGCGACCATCTTCGCGGAGTACTTCGACGAACTCGACGCGTCGGTCGGCAACGGCAACGGTGACGGTGTGAGCCTCCCGCCGCGCACCGCGACGGGGATGGTGTACGGCATCCAGTCCGACACCAACCACCTCACGAAGGGCTGTTCCTCCGCGGAGTTCTCCGCCAGCAGCTACCTCTACCCGGGTGTGAACGAGGACCTGCTCGACCGCATCGCCAACCCGCAGGTCCCCCGGGAGGTCCTGAAGACGAAGGCGAAGGCCATCCACGAGGTCGACGTCGACGGTCCGTTCGGCGTCTGTGACCTAGGCGCGATACCGAACGTCGACGCGATTCCGCAGGCAGCGGACGAACTGATGCACCTCGAAGGTGTCTCAGCGGTCGTCGTCTACGGCGAGAAAGACGGCACCATCCACATGTCGGGGCGGTCGCGCGACGACCGGCTGCACATGGGCGAGGCGCTCCGGACCGTCGTCGCGGACATCCCCATGGCCGAGGCCGGTGGCCACGCCCGCATGGGCGGCGGCCAGATCTCCAAGGACCATATGGAGGGTCTCGGCCCCTCGAAGGGCGTCTCGCGCGACCAGTTCAAGCAGCGGCTGTTCGACGCGCTCGCCGGCGAGCGCCAGTGA
- a CDS encoding SDR family oxidoreductase, which translates to MRVAILGCGYVGLELGRQLTEAGHEAIGVRRSDDGIAAIEGSGFTAVQADLLDADSLAAIPDVDALVYAASTGGRGADAARRIYVDGMRTVLSHFSEREDPPERLVYTSSTGVHGDHDGDLVDEETPLSPTTPKTEVLVEAEELALGAGEEFGIDGTVARFSGLYGPDRYRLERYLEGPVTEGYLNMVHGEDAAGAVAYLLTEDLARGEVVQVTDDEPVSKWTFADWLAEQAAVDEPPKQTIEERLAQGDLSDAGERRLRTSKRCSNEKLRALGYEFRYPTFREGYRHAVDLYRQRHA; encoded by the coding sequence ATGCGTGTCGCGATTCTCGGCTGTGGGTACGTCGGGCTCGAACTGGGACGACAGCTGACCGAAGCTGGCCACGAAGCCATCGGGGTCAGACGCTCCGACGACGGAATCGCCGCCATCGAAGGGTCTGGATTCACCGCGGTCCAGGCGGACCTGCTCGATGCGGACTCGCTCGCGGCGATACCGGACGTCGACGCGCTCGTCTACGCGGCCAGCACCGGTGGCCGTGGGGCCGACGCGGCCCGCCGAATCTACGTCGACGGGATGCGGACTGTGCTCTCACACTTCTCCGAGCGCGAGGACCCGCCGGAACGGCTGGTCTACACCTCCAGCACGGGTGTCCACGGCGACCATGACGGCGACCTGGTGGACGAGGAGACGCCGCTCTCGCCGACCACGCCGAAGACCGAGGTGCTGGTCGAGGCGGAGGAACTCGCCCTCGGCGCGGGCGAGGAGTTCGGCATCGACGGGACCGTCGCCCGGTTCTCGGGACTGTACGGCCCCGACCGCTACCGGCTGGAGCGCTATCTTGAAGGGCCGGTCACCGAGGGCTACCTGAACATGGTCCACGGCGAGGACGCTGCCGGTGCAGTGGCGTATCTCCTCACCGAGGACCTCGCTCGCGGCGAGGTCGTGCAGGTCACCGACGACGAACCCGTCTCGAAGTGGACGTTCGCGGACTGGCTGGCCGAACAGGCCGCGGTCGACGAGCCGCCGAAGCAGACCATCGAGGAGCGCCTCGCGCAGGGCGACCTCTCCGACGCAGGTGAACGTCGACTCAGGACCTCGAAGCGGTGTTCGAACGAGAAACTCCGGGCCCTCGGCTACGAGTTCAGGTACCCGACGTTCCGCGAAGGATACCGTCACGCGGTCGATTTGTACCGTCAGAGACACGCTTGA
- a CDS encoding DUF5791 family protein, with protein sequence MFHEQRMDVSGLSPADLEAEYAEDLAAVVDSVGIDTVVGSTGLDKSSVKALAEGDLPEDFSLEEAAEVQSLADGVADPETVVTMACEHLLLGMTTGVMDIETVAADLDGSLDLDPTEVQQKIERRAPMSFHEFVHIQHVIASKQP encoded by the coding sequence ATGTTCCACGAACAGCGGATGGACGTGTCGGGGCTGTCGCCGGCCGACCTCGAAGCCGAGTACGCTGAGGACCTCGCCGCGGTCGTCGACAGCGTCGGTATCGACACGGTCGTCGGGTCGACGGGCCTCGACAAGTCGAGCGTGAAGGCACTCGCCGAGGGCGACCTCCCCGAGGATTTCAGTCTCGAAGAGGCCGCGGAAGTGCAGTCGCTGGCCGACGGTGTCGCCGACCCCGAGACCGTGGTCACGATGGCCTGCGAGCACCTCCTGCTCGGCATGACGACCGGCGTGATGGACATCGAGACCGTGGCGGCCGACCTCGACGGCTCGCTCGACCTGGACCCGACCGAGGTCCAGCAGAAGATCGAACGCCGCGCCCCGATGTCGTTCCACGAGTTCGTCCACATCCAGCACGTCATCGCCAGCAAACAGCCCTGA
- a CDS encoding ATPase, T2SS/T4P/T4SS family — protein MSLHSLLGTGTDDPCGCTVSFEGDRLLLDATDCPGGDLATDPDCRATAIVALESRDAERVVVRAAGLERAYEDDAAALLVAAGRFADAAAFHDPVLAGRTRTDPLRAAADATARAGPVADLVAETGLALLADRAAGYEDALRPFSGPPVSKARIAASLPPGATLVATREARTDATVREYEDATGRRCYHLEPIESRLDEPALETLADAYAHLADGRIDGAARAPGRAVRAVADDAAPVETLTRILRKHTREYGVLTDLFGDPAVSDVFASAPVRETPLRVTAGGHTMPTNVRLTEAAAGALASRFRQESGRAFSRASPTLDATAEMAGDPVRVAGVTRPVSDGYGFAFRRNGRDAWTLPRLVAAGSLTAEAAGFLSLAVARAAAILVAGTRGAGKTTTLGALLWELPRQTRTVVIEDTPELPVSALQAGGRDVQALHTTTGDGPSVAPDEALRTALRLGEGALVVGEVRGEEARVLYEAMRVGASGSAVLGTIHGDGGADVRERVVADLGVPESSFGVTDLVVTCRPVETDTGTQRRVASIEEVRTGADGVHFESLFELDGTTLASTGRIDRGESALVASLAGPTETYADVRAALADRTDQLAALVADGRTDPADLPGEPC, from the coding sequence ATGTCACTGCACTCGCTGCTCGGCACCGGCACCGACGACCCCTGCGGCTGCACCGTCTCCTTCGAGGGTGACCGGCTACTGCTCGACGCGACAGACTGCCCCGGCGGCGACCTCGCGACCGACCCGGACTGCCGGGCGACCGCCATCGTGGCCCTGGAATCCCGAGACGCCGAGCGCGTGGTCGTCAGGGCCGCCGGGCTGGAACGGGCCTACGAGGACGACGCGGCCGCGTTGCTGGTCGCAGCCGGCCGGTTCGCCGACGCGGCCGCCTTCCACGACCCGGTGCTGGCGGGTCGTACCCGGACCGACCCACTGCGCGCCGCGGCCGACGCGACGGCTCGGGCAGGCCCGGTCGCCGACCTCGTCGCCGAGACCGGCCTCGCGCTCCTCGCAGACCGGGCCGCCGGCTACGAGGACGCATTGCGCCCGTTCTCGGGGCCACCCGTCAGCAAGGCGCGAATCGCGGCGTCACTCCCACCCGGTGCGACGCTCGTCGCCACGCGCGAGGCAAGAACCGATGCGACCGTCCGGGAGTACGAGGACGCCACGGGCCGGCGGTGCTACCACCTCGAACCCATCGAGTCACGGCTCGACGAACCGGCCCTCGAGACACTCGCGGACGCCTACGCTCACCTCGCCGATGGCCGAATCGACGGGGCGGCGCGAGCACCAGGGCGGGCGGTCCGGGCGGTCGCCGACGACGCTGCCCCGGTCGAGACCCTCACTCGCATCCTCCGCAAGCACACCCGCGAGTACGGCGTCCTCACCGACCTGTTCGGCGACCCGGCCGTCTCGGACGTGTTCGCCTCCGCGCCGGTCAGGGAGACGCCGCTCCGTGTCACCGCCGGGGGACACACCATGCCGACGAACGTCCGGCTCACCGAGGCGGCGGCAGGCGCGCTGGCCTCCCGGTTCCGCCAGGAGAGCGGGCGCGCCTTCTCCCGGGCCAGTCCGACGCTCGATGCCACGGCCGAGATGGCCGGCGACCCGGTTCGCGTCGCGGGCGTCACCCGCCCCGTCAGCGATGGGTACGGGTTCGCCTTCCGGCGGAACGGGCGCGACGCCTGGACCCTCCCGCGACTCGTCGCCGCCGGGAGCCTCACCGCCGAGGCGGCCGGCTTCCTCTCGCTGGCGGTCGCGCGTGCCGCCGCGATACTCGTCGCCGGGACCCGCGGCGCAGGCAAGACGACGACGCTCGGGGCGCTGCTGTGGGAACTCCCGCGCCAGACCCGAACCGTCGTCATCGAGGACACCCCGGAGCTGCCCGTCTCGGCGCTCCAGGCTGGCGGGCGCGACGTACAGGCCCTCCACACCACCACCGGCGACGGGCCGAGCGTCGCCCCCGACGAGGCGCTCCGGACCGCCCTGCGACTCGGTGAGGGCGCACTGGTCGTCGGCGAGGTCCGGGGCGAGGAGGCCCGCGTCCTCTACGAGGCGATGCGGGTCGGCGCGAGCGGGAGCGCGGTCCTCGGAACCATCCACGGCGACGGCGGGGCCGACGTGCGCGAGCGCGTCGTCGCCGATCTCGGCGTCCCCGAGTCCTCCTTCGGCGTCACCGACCTGGTCGTCACCTGCCGCCCCGTCGAGACCGACACCGGAACCCAGCGTCGGGTCGCGAGCATCGAGGAGGTCCGGACCGGTGCTGATGGCGTGCACTTCGAGTCCCTGTTCGAACTCGACGGGACGACGCTCGCCTCGACCGGCCGGATCGACCGCGGCGAGAGCGCCCTCGTGGCATCGCTCGCCGGACCGACGGAGACCTACGCGGACGTCCGAGCGGCCCTCGCCGACCGGACAGACCAGCTGGCAGCACTGGTCGCTGACGGGCGAACCGACCCCGCAGACCTGCCGGGGGAACCGTGTTGA
- a CDS encoding ABC transporter, translating into MSVRPVLSVALALALLAVTAPALDDAREHRSDQQVSTDLARLERAANGLVASEDRISGPGARRLVTVRLPDAAWTTREVEWVAVGGVPGDPDSRLLSYRLAGGPVQQVRTGVALHTADGAPLVLDGSGSHRLVLTLAADGVHVARS; encoded by the coding sequence GTGAGCGTCCGTCCCGTTCTCTCGGTCGCTCTCGCGCTGGCGCTGCTGGCCGTGACTGCGCCGGCACTGGACGACGCTCGCGAGCACAGGAGCGACCAGCAGGTCTCGACCGACCTCGCCCGGCTGGAACGCGCAGCCAACGGCCTCGTCGCCAGCGAGGACCGAATCAGCGGGCCGGGAGCGCGCCGGCTGGTGACGGTTCGGCTCCCCGATGCCGCCTGGACGACTCGCGAGGTCGAGTGGGTCGCGGTCGGTGGGGTGCCCGGCGACCCGGACTCGCGTCTCCTGTCGTATCGGCTGGCCGGCGGACCGGTACAGCAAGTCCGGACCGGCGTCGCCCTGCACACGGCTGACGGCGCGCCGCTGGTCCTGGACGGGAGCGGGAGTCATCGTCTCGTCCTCACCCTGGCGGCGGATGGGGTCCACGTCGCCCGGTCGTGA
- a CDS encoding tubulin/FtsZ family protein: protein MKVVLIGVGQAGGKIAQSLAEFDYNMDFDAVQGALAVNSAHADLQNLDIETQLVGQDTVKGHGVGGDNELGAQVMQDDAIEVMDSLDGKITAQAEAIFVIAGLGGGTGSGGAPVLVRELQRVYDLPIYALGVLPGRGEGSMYQANAGRSLKTVVREADSTILVDNDAWHDAGESIEGAFDSINQNIAQRIGLLFASGEAVEGVGESVVDTSEVINTLREGGIACMGYASAISGETAEDNINAVTSVTRSALFTGTSLPDAVTADSALLVVAGRPEAIPRKGVERARRWVEDQTGSMQVRGGDFPLDSDRIAALVLLGGVERSPRIEEFMERAREAQQQQQKAPEDHAANFRNDDLEDLF from the coding sequence ATGAAAGTCGTCCTGATCGGTGTCGGACAGGCTGGTGGGAAGATCGCCCAGTCACTGGCCGAGTTCGACTACAACATGGACTTCGACGCGGTGCAGGGTGCGCTCGCGGTCAACTCCGCGCACGCAGACCTCCAGAATCTGGACATCGAGACGCAACTCGTCGGCCAGGATACGGTGAAAGGGCACGGCGTCGGCGGTGACAACGAACTCGGCGCACAGGTGATGCAAGACGACGCCATCGAGGTCATGGACAGCCTCGACGGGAAGATCACGGCGCAGGCGGAGGCCATCTTCGTCATCGCCGGCCTCGGCGGCGGAACCGGCTCCGGCGGTGCCCCGGTCCTCGTCCGCGAACTCCAGCGCGTCTACGACCTTCCCATCTACGCGCTGGGCGTCCTCCCCGGCCGCGGCGAGGGGTCGATGTACCAGGCCAACGCCGGTCGGTCGCTCAAGACCGTCGTGCGCGAGGCCGATTCGACCATCCTCGTGGACAACGACGCCTGGCACGACGCCGGCGAGTCCATCGAGGGGGCCTTCGACAGCATCAACCAGAACATCGCCCAGCGTATCGGCCTGCTGTTCGCCTCGGGCGAGGCGGTCGAGGGCGTCGGCGAGAGCGTCGTCGACACCTCCGAGGTCATCAACACGCTCCGCGAGGGCGGCATCGCCTGCATGGGCTACGCCAGCGCCATCTCGGGCGAGACCGCCGAGGACAACATCAACGCCGTCACCAGCGTCACCCGGTCCGCACTGTTCACCGGGACGAGCCTTCCCGATGCCGTCACGGCGGACTCCGCACTGCTGGTCGTCGCAGGTCGCCCCGAGGCGATTCCGCGGAAGGGCGTCGAACGCGCCCGGCGCTGGGTCGAGGACCAGACCGGCTCGATGCAGGTCCGTGGCGGCGACTTCCCGCTGGATTCGGACCGCATCGCCGCGCTCGTCCTCCTCGGTGGCGTCGAGCGCTCGCCCCGCATCGAGGAGTTCATGGAGCGCGCTCGCGAGGCCCAGCAGCAACAACAGAAAGCACCCGAGGACCACGCCGCGAACTTCCGCAACGACGACCTCGAAGACCTGTTCTGA
- a CDS encoding SHOCT domain-containing protein — MPTRPHDTRLTRVASLLVCGAGLAGLFLDVNNWWLIWVIGYAVVVPIVSILSGEEDEADLLGETNRRMDEALDGAFRGKTTREDLPSSKRDALDTLRERYAQGELSEEQFERKLETLLDTETLEDARARVKRDREPETEPN; from the coding sequence ATGCCGACCCGCCCTCACGACACCCGCCTGACCCGGGTCGCGTCGTTGCTCGTCTGCGGTGCTGGACTCGCTGGCCTCTTCCTCGACGTGAACAACTGGTGGCTGATCTGGGTCATCGGGTACGCCGTCGTCGTCCCCATCGTCAGCATCCTCTCCGGCGAGGAGGACGAGGCAGACCTCCTGGGCGAGACGAACCGTCGGATGGACGAGGCACTGGACGGGGCGTTCCGCGGAAAGACGACGCGAGAGGACCTCCCCAGTTCGAAGCGCGACGCCCTCGACACGCTCCGCGAGCGCTACGCACAGGGCGAACTCTCGGAGGAACAGTTCGAACGGAAACTGGAGACGCTGCTGGACACGGAGACGCTGGAGGACGCGCGGGCGCGGGTGAAGCGAGACAGGGAACCGGAGACCGAACCGAACTGA
- a CDS encoding alkaline phosphatase family protein → MGLFDRLRGDDTPRVAFFGIDGVPYSLISDNEERFPNLTALAREGSAGPIDSIVPPESSACWPSLTTGVNPGETGVYGFQDREIGTYDTYVPMGDDVQAKRLWDRVEEDGRDSTVMNVPVTFPPQRNVQRMVSGFLSVNDMSKAAYPDEFGGYLDSIDYKLDVNAKLGHKDDKAEFIEDAHLTLDKRYEAFSHYVGQDDWDLFFGVFMTTDRVNHFLFEDYERDGDYKQEFLDFYEKVDDYLGKLREQLPEDVTMVVASDHGFTTLDNEVHLNEWLRREGWLEFDTDEPEELGDISSDARAYSFIPGRVYLNLEGREPRGSVPQDEYEAVRDELKADLEALEGPNGEKVAERVVEKEEAFRGDHDDIAPDLVIIPNHGFDLKAGFKGHDEVFTKGARNGMHSFDNASLFIDDPEANISDADLFDIAPTILDLLEVDFQRTEFDGASLV, encoded by the coding sequence ATGGGTCTCTTCGACCGTCTTCGTGGCGACGACACGCCCCGCGTCGCGTTCTTCGGCATCGACGGGGTACCGTACAGCCTCATCTCCGACAACGAGGAGCGGTTTCCGAACCTGACCGCGCTCGCTCGCGAGGGGAGCGCCGGTCCCATCGACAGCATCGTTCCTCCCGAGTCCAGCGCCTGCTGGCCGTCGCTGACGACCGGTGTGAACCCCGGCGAGACCGGCGTCTACGGCTTCCAGGACCGTGAGATCGGTACCTACGACACCTACGTCCCCATGGGCGACGACGTGCAGGCCAAGCGCCTCTGGGACCGCGTGGAGGAGGACGGTCGCGATTCGACCGTGATGAACGTCCCCGTGACGTTCCCACCCCAGCGCAACGTCCAGCGCATGGTCAGCGGCTTCCTCTCCGTCAACGACATGAGCAAGGCCGCCTACCCCGACGAGTTCGGGGGCTACCTCGACTCTATCGACTACAAGCTCGACGTCAACGCCAAGCTCGGGCACAAGGACGACAAAGCGGAGTTCATCGAAGACGCCCACCTCACGCTGGACAAGCGCTATGAGGCGTTCTCGCACTACGTCGGGCAGGACGACTGGGACCTGTTCTTCGGCGTCTTCATGACGACCGACCGCGTGAACCACTTCCTGTTCGAGGACTACGAGCGCGACGGCGACTACAAACAGGAGTTCCTCGACTTCTACGAGAAGGTCGACGACTACCTCGGCAAGCTCCGCGAGCAGCTTCCGGAGGACGTGACGATGGTCGTCGCGAGCGACCACGGGTTCACCACCCTCGACAACGAGGTCCACCTCAACGAGTGGCTCCGCCGCGAGGGCTGGCTGGAGTTCGACACGGACGAGCCCGAGGAGCTCGGCGACATCTCCTCGGACGCCCGCGCCTACTCGTTCATCCCGGGACGCGTCTACCTCAACCTCGAAGGCCGTGAGCCGCGTGGCTCGGTCCCACAGGACGAGTACGAGGCGGTCCGCGACGAGCTCAAGGCCGACCTCGAAGCCCTCGAAGGCCCGAACGGCGAGAAGGTCGCCGAGCGTGTCGTCGAGAAGGAGGAGGCGTTCCGCGGCGACCACGACGACATCGCGCCGGACCTCGTCATCATCCCGAACCACGGCTTCGACCTCAAGGCCGGCTTCAAGGGTCACGACGAGGTGTTCACCAAGGGTGCCCGCAACGGGATGCACAGCTTCGACAACGCCTCCCTGTTCATCGACGACCCCGAGGCGAACATCTCCGACGCGGACCTCTTCGACATCGCGCCGACCATCCTCGACCTGCTGGAGGTCGACTTCCAGCGCACCGAGTTCGACGGCGCGAGCCTGGTCTGA
- a CDS encoding DUF2892 domain-containing protein codes for MERNVDDTGQMIRVGLGSVAVFAGMVAGAGFQRTSLGVLLGVLGATLLLTGALRVCPLGAVLD; via the coding sequence ATGGAACGAAACGTAGACGACACCGGGCAGATGATCCGTGTCGGGCTGGGGTCGGTCGCGGTGTTTGCAGGGATGGTCGCGGGTGCGGGCTTCCAGCGCACGTCACTCGGCGTCCTCCTCGGCGTCCTCGGTGCGACGCTGTTGCTGACCGGTGCGTTGCGCGTCTGCCCGCTCGGGGCAGTGCTCGACTGA
- a CDS encoding inorganic diphosphatase produces MTNLWEDLETGPNAPETIYAVVECLKGERNKYEYDKDIPGVVLDRVLHSNVHYPSDYGFIPQSYYDDEDPFDVLVLVEDQTFPGCVIEARPVALMKMDDDGEQDDKVIAVPTEDPRFDHIEDLEDIPQQQLDEIDEFFKTYKNLEAGKEVETQGWEDKQAAKDAIEHAMDLYEENFQ; encoded by the coding sequence ATGACGAATCTCTGGGAAGACCTGGAAACTGGCCCGAACGCGCCGGAGACCATCTACGCAGTCGTCGAGTGCCTGAAAGGCGAGCGCAACAAGTACGAGTACGACAAGGACATCCCCGGGGTCGTCCTCGACCGCGTGCTCCACAGCAACGTCCACTACCCCTCCGACTACGGGTTCATCCCGCAGTCGTACTACGACGACGAGGACCCCTTCGACGTGCTCGTCCTCGTCGAGGACCAGACGTTCCCGGGCTGTGTCATCGAAGCCCGTCCCGTCGCGCTGATGAAGATGGACGACGACGGCGAGCAGGACGACAAGGTCATCGCGGTCCCGACCGAGGACCCGCGCTTCGACCACATCGAGGACCTCGAAGACATCCCGCAGCAGCAGCTCGACGAGATCGACGAGTTCTTCAAGACCTACAAGAACCTCGAGGCCGGCAAGGAAGTCGAGACGCAGGGCTGGGAGGACAAGCAGGCGGCGAAGGACGCCATCGAGCACGCGATGGACCTCTACGAAGAGAACTTCCAGTAA
- a CDS encoding PadR family transcriptional regulator translates to MSEAQAVTGQQGIARELTAFQHNILVILAKEPMYGLAIKRELEDYYGTEVNHGRLYPNLDELVGLGLIDKSELDKRTNQYELTDDGYDAVMDQLQWTLSKIGEDEERANEVRALLD, encoded by the coding sequence ATGTCAGAGGCACAAGCAGTCACCGGGCAACAGGGCATCGCGCGTGAGCTCACCGCGTTCCAGCACAACATTCTGGTCATTCTGGCAAAGGAGCCGATGTACGGTCTCGCGATTAAACGCGAGCTAGAGGATTACTATGGAACGGAGGTCAACCACGGCCGCCTGTACCCGAACCTCGACGAACTCGTCGGGCTCGGACTCATCGACAAGAGCGAACTCGACAAGCGGACCAACCAGTACGAGCTGACCGACGACGGCTACGACGCCGTCATGGACCAGCTCCAGTGGACGCTGTCGAAGATCGGTGAGGACGAAGAGCGCGCGAACGAAGTCCGCGCACTCCTCGACTAG
- a CDS encoding rnhA operon protein, whose amino-acid sequence MPEDAHPDENEAESADETEDQELPEDVVEEAERLTRLAREAVDDGAVESYETRRTDLLEDHEFTARVRDDDEGETLVLHPEEWVEDGVIRTDRIEDTDRAVEASLSGPGEPEEWAEVAEQNDELVAAIADAHGEVHANNARKLADFMGNHYARPADTATSAELQEFLEWYYPRNAWPTEEEKAVVETSLELVFETAEKRVPDLSS is encoded by the coding sequence ATGCCTGAGGACGCACATCCGGACGAGAACGAGGCGGAATCGGCCGACGAGACCGAAGACCAGGAACTCCCCGAGGACGTGGTCGAGGAGGCAGAACGACTCACGCGCCTCGCGAGGGAAGCAGTCGACGACGGGGCGGTCGAGTCCTACGAGACGCGACGGACCGACCTGCTGGAGGACCACGAGTTCACGGCTCGCGTCCGCGACGACGACGAGGGCGAGACGCTCGTCCTGCACCCGGAGGAGTGGGTCGAAGACGGCGTCATCCGGACCGACCGCATCGAGGACACCGACCGGGCGGTCGAGGCGTCGCTCTCGGGCCCGGGCGAGCCCGAGGAGTGGGCCGAGGTCGCCGAGCAGAACGACGAACTGGTCGCCGCCATCGCCGACGCACACGGCGAGGTCCACGCGAACAACGCCAGGAAGCTGGCCGACTTCATGGGCAATCACTACGCCCGGCCGGCCGACACCGCGACGAGCGCAGAGCTGCAGGAGTTCCTGGAGTGGTACTATCCGCGCAACGCGTGGCCGACCGAGGAGGAGAAAGCAGTGGTGGAGACGTCGCTGGAGCTCGTGTTCGAAACCGCGGAAAAACGGGTGCCCGATCTGTCGTCCTAG
- the rnhA gene encoding ribonuclease HI codes for MPVIECDVDEARERLESAGATVTDGNTEHERWRAEYGDASAVAYDEKVVIQGAQPSDIEAVLRDGGGRAHCYFDGASRGNPGPAAIGWVIVTSDGIVGEGSERIGNATNNQAEYDALIRVLEAARDFGYDELEIRGDSELIVKQVRGEYDTNNPTLREKRVTVRELLSNFDSWTLSHVPREINERADNLANEALDDA; via the coding sequence ATGCCGGTCATCGAGTGTGACGTCGACGAGGCCCGTGAACGACTGGAATCCGCGGGTGCGACCGTCACCGACGGGAACACCGAACACGAGCGCTGGCGCGCGGAGTACGGGGACGCGTCCGCGGTCGCCTACGACGAGAAGGTCGTGATCCAGGGCGCACAGCCGTCCGACATCGAGGCCGTCCTCCGCGACGGCGGCGGGCGCGCGCACTGTTACTTCGACGGGGCGTCCCGCGGAAACCCCGGGCCCGCAGCCATCGGCTGGGTCATCGTGACGAGCGACGGAATCGTCGGTGAGGGGTCCGAGCGCATCGGGAACGCGACGAACAACCAGGCCGAGTACGACGCGCTCATCCGGGTACTCGAAGCCGCGCGCGACTTCGGCTACGACGAACTGGAGATCCGCGGTGACTCCGAGCTCATCGTCAAGCAGGTCCGCGGCGAGTACGACACGAACAACCCGACGCTGCGCGAGAAACGCGTCACCGTCCGGGAGCTGCTCTCGAACTTCGACTCTTGGACGCTCTCGCACGTTCCGCGAGAGATAAACGAACGCGCCGACAACCTTGCGAACGAAGCTCTTGACGATGCCTGA